The sequence TCTGTCTGGTCACTCTGCTAGTCTGGTTGCCAAATCATCGCCACAACCACCACCTAGAAAGCCAAAAAGAAAAGCAAGTCAAAGAGAATATTCTAAAAAGTAAAGATGTCTGGGCTATCATTATCTTTGGCGGGCTTCAGTCCTTGCTCTTTTATACAAGTATGACCTGGTTGCCAACTATGGCTGTTAGTGCTGGTATTTCTAATAGTGATGCGGCTCTTCTGGCTTCTATCTTCTCACTGATCAGCATTCCTTTTTCAATGACTGTTCCAAGTCTGACGACTCGTCTATCAGATGGTCACCGTCGAATCATGCTGGCAATTATCTCTATCGCTGGTATGATAGGAATTGCCATGCTCTTGTATCCAACCAATAATTTCCTCTACTGGTTAGTCGTCCATCTCTTGATTGGAACGGCCTGCAGTGCCCTCTTCCCCTACCTCATGGTTTGCTTCTCACTTAAGACCAGCTCGCCTGAAAAGACTGCGCAACTCTCAGGCCTGGCGCAAACAGGGGGTTACATCTTAGCGGCCTTTGGTCCTACCTTGTTTGGTTACAGCTTTGACCTTTTCCAATCTTGGGTTCCAGCTGTCCTTGCCCTTCTAGCCGTTGATATCATCATGACCATCTCACTCTTTATGGTCGATCGGGCTGATAAAATCCTCTAAACTTCTAGTTTTTACTAGAAGTTTTTTATATATAAAATTTTTACACATATTTCTTGACAGGGCTTTCAACTTGAGATACAATATATTTGAAAAGAGTATATATAAAATTTTTATATAATATAAAGGAGGTTTCCCATGTACTTCCCAACATCCTCTGCCTTGATCGAATTTCTCATCTTGGCTGTACTGGAGCAGGGGGATTCTTATGGTTATGAGATTAGCCAAACCATTAAACTCATCGCCAATATCAAAGAATCTACGCTCTATCCCATTCTCAAAAAATTGGAAGCCAGTGGCTTTCTGACCACCTACTCTAGAGAGTTTCAGGGGCGTATGCGCAAATACTACTCCTTGACCAATCGGGGCGTAGAGCAGCTCGTTACTCTAAAGGAAGAGTGGACGCTCTATACCGACACCGTCAACGGCATTATAGAAGGGAGTATCCGCCATGACAAGAACTGACTATCTGACTCAGTTAGAAACCTATCTCAATAAACTGCCTGAAGCTGACCGCATCGAAGCCATGGACTACTTTAAGGAACTATTTGACGATGCAGGTTCAGAGGGCGAAGAGGAACTCATCGCCAGTCTAGGAACACCAAAAGAAGCAGCTCATGATATCCTCTCTGATCTTCTCGATAAAAAAGTCAATGAGGCACCTGCTCAAAAGAATGATCGCCAACTGCTACACATTGCCCTCCTGGCCCTGCTAGTAGCTCCTATCGGAATTCCGGTCGGGATCGGCATCCTCATGGCCATCATCGGTATTTTTATCGCGGCTGTCTCCGTCATTCTAGCCTTTTTCACTGTTTCGGTGACGGGTATCCTACTGGGCGGACTCTTTATCATAGAGAGCTTTAGCGTCCTAGTCGAAGCCAAATCTGCCTTTATCTTGATTTTTGGGGCCGGTTTGCTTTCTATCGGTGCTTCTTCTCTTGTTCTACTGGGTATCTCCTATGTAGCTCGTTTCTTTGGCCTCCTAATCGTCCGCTTGGCACAATGGATTCTTAAAAAAGGAAAGAGAGGTGATAGACATGCGTAAATTGACAAAAGGATTTCTCATCTTTGGTGTGGTTTCTACAATCCTTGGTTTTATCATGATCATTGTAGGTGCGCAGTCCAATGGTATTCAAAGTTTGCTTGCCATGTCAAAAGACCCCGTCTATGACAATCGTATCGAAGAAGTAACCTTTGGAAGCGAAGTGGAAAAACTTGATTTGACCCTTGAAGAACACAGCCTAACCATCACAGAGTCTGTAGATGACAAGATCCACATCACCTATCATCCGTCCGTGTCTGGCCGTCACGATCTGACTACTGGCATGAGTGACAAAACACTGAGCGTCACTGACAAACAAGCCTCCCAACATCGTTTTCTCGGTTCAGGAATCGAAGCCCTACTTCGTATTGCTAGCAGTTATTCTAGTCGTTTTGACGAAGTCATACTCTCCCTCCCTAAAGGAAGAAGACTACAAGCTATCACCGTCTCAGCCAATCGTGGTCAAACCAATATTCGCCAAGCCAATCTCGAAAATGCGACAATCAAAACAAAAGGCTACCTCTTAAGACTAACAGAAAGTTCTATCAAGAACAGCACACTAACGACACCTCATATCATCAATATCTTTGATACTGAATTGACAGATAGCCAGGTCAAGACCGAAGAGGAACACATCTATGCTGAGAATATCAAGGTCCACGGCAAGGTTGAGCTAGAGGCCCATTCCACTCTAAACCTCATTCTCTCCCAGAAAGAGACTGACCGTATCAATCTAGATCTTTCTTCTCAGCATGGTGGTATCTATCATAAACCCAAAGAAGAACATCGTGGACAAAAAGAGAATGAACTTGCCAACCCATACAAGACAGACAAAGCAGATGTCAAGGACCTGCTCATTGCAAAAGCCAACCAGGATATCTACCTACCTAAAGAAGAGCACTCTTCTCCATCTAGAAATCATTGACAAAAACGCTTTCATCTGCTAGTCTAAAGATAGAAAACGACCATAAAAAAGGAGGTTCCACCATGACACAAGAATGGTTTGAAAGTACCGATCTTGAGAAGAAATCACCTCAGACGAAGTCGGAAAACCAGCCCAACGAGCCAGAGACTTCGGAAATTGTAGAGACCGAACCACAAGCAAGCCCAGAAACTCCTATCTCACCTAAAGAGTTGGAAAGGCATGAGGAGGAAACTCCCGAAATAATCGGGGAAGCCCAAACCGAGGAAGAGGGAGAAGGGAAAGCTGAAGAGGAACACAAGCAAGAAAACCCTACAAAAGAGAAAAGTATCCTTAGCAAGGCTTTAGAAAGTCCCTATATCCCAGACATTGACCCCCGCAAAACTGCTCGATTCAAAGAAGAAATCGCACTATTTTGGTCTTGGCTGCTGGATGCTATCCAAGAACCAACTACCAGCAAGACTAGGGACCAAAAGCATCGTTATAGTGTCTTTGCCCTGCTCACCTTGCTGTCTTCGATTAATCTTTTCTTTAGTATCTATCATATCAAGCACCTCTACTATGGCTATATGATTTCTATTGCTAATAGTTCTCCTAACCAGCTCCCACCTTTGGATCTCTTTGCTGGCCTTTCTATCTTGGTCGCTAGCGCTCTATTTTACTTTTCCATCATTTTGGGAGGCTTTACTGTCCGACGTGTGCTGGATCAGGAGAGTGACTTCACATTCCAAGAAGCTTGCGATCGTTACAGCCGGCTCTTTGCTATACCACTTGTCCTAACAGCTCTAGCAAGTTTCTTTGCACTTTTTGGTGGCTTACGATTTGCTGGCATCCTCACTCTTCTAAGCATGACCATCTTTGCCCTTGGAAATCTCTTTGTGATTAGCAAGCCAAGTAAGACCAGTAGCCTTGACCCATTTTATCGTTTCTTACTAGCTGTCTTACTTGATGCTGCTATTCTCTTACCCTTCTTCATTGCAGAGTTGGCGCTAACAGTGGACTACCTTCGCATCCTGACCTTCTTTTAACCAAAATCCCTGCCATTTGTTAATGACAGGGATTTTTATTCTTACTCTTTTTTGGACAAGGTCTACTCGATGCTTGCCAATCCTTCAAAATCTTTTCCCAAAATGGCTTGTACTTCCAATTGATTGGCATCTAGTTGGTGGTAAAATTCTGTTGGTAGTGACTCTAGGAATCTTGCATAGTCCAAGCGAGCGATGGTTTCATAGTCTTCTGCTTTGGACCCATCACCAGAAATCTTCACTAGGTCAATCTCCCAAACAAGCTCCTTGCCTGCTAGCTGCTCGGTATAGGGTGCTGGTACAAAGGGCTCCTTAGGTAAAATCGTCTTGACTCCCTGGGCTAGGTGGTAGATACCGTGCACCTTGCCTTGAGCATCCGGGTAAAATTTCACACTGGCAAGGTAGGCATCAGAGCCTTGAACCTTCTTGACTAGCTCTTCAAAACGTGCCAATCCGTCCTCAGCCAAAAAGCTCTCGAGGTAGTCCTTGTTGAGATAAATAGGAGACAAGAGTCCTTGGCAATATACTAAACGAACCGCCTTATCCGCTAGATAATGCTGGATCGTTTGTCGGAAATAAGCTTCAAAGTCAAAGTCTTCTAGCCCTTCTACCACTTGCCCCAACTTGCTCGATAGGGCTTGGAGGAGAGCTTCTACAATCTCCCAGTCCGCTCTGGTAAGAAAGTCTGGAATCACCACTTGATAGCCTTTTCGACTATCCGCATAGTTCACTTTGAAAAGAAATTGCGACTGGCCTACAATCCCACACTCCATGTACTCGAGACGATTGAGGGGCTGACGGAGATAGACTGCATCATAACTGTGCGACTCCAAGCCCTCCACCAAGGCCAAGATGGACTTGGCAGTCAAGACCTCCTGTTGTCCTAGAATGCTTTCTTTATTTGGGATAAAAAATGTTTTCGCCATAACTGGCCTCCTTTGAAATCGTTTACACATAGTATACCCTATTTTCCTGAAAGATACAGAAACAAATTTTAGATTTTTAGATAAAAAGCATAGAAAAACAGCCCTAAAGGCTGTTTGATGTTATACAGTAGCGACTTGATCCAAGCTTTCACCGATAGCTGCTAGGCGCTCCACCACTTCTGCTTGTGTCAATTCATTTTCTGAAACGTAGCGGTTGCGTGGGTGAACACGACACTCGTGTGAGCATCCACGAAGGTATTTGTCTTCATTTTCTTCTGATGTTAGGATACGACGGTTACAGAAGGGATTTCCACAGTTGACATAACGTTCACATGGTGTTCCATCAAACCAGTCTTTCCCTACGATGGTTGGGTTAACATGGTTGACATCGACTGCGATACGCTCGTCAAAGACGTACATTTTCCCATCCCAAAGCTCACCTTGAACTTCTGGGTCTTTACCGTAAGTTGCGATTCCTCCGTGCAATTGGCCAACATCT comes from Streptococcus oralis and encodes:
- a CDS encoding DUF1700 domain-containing protein, translating into MTRTDYLTQLETYLNKLPEADRIEAMDYFKELFDDAGSEGEEELIASLGTPKEAAHDILSDLLDKKVNEAPAQKNDRQLLHIALLALLVAPIGIPVGIGILMAIIGIFIAAVSVILAFFTVSVTGILLGGLFIIESFSVLVEAKSAFILIFGAGLLSIGASSLVLLGISYVARFFGLLIVRLAQWILKKGKRGDRHA
- a CDS encoding DUF4097 family beta strand repeat-containing protein yields the protein MRKLTKGFLIFGVVSTILGFIMIIVGAQSNGIQSLLAMSKDPVYDNRIEEVTFGSEVEKLDLTLEEHSLTITESVDDKIHITYHPSVSGRHDLTTGMSDKTLSVTDKQASQHRFLGSGIEALLRIASSYSSRFDEVILSLPKGRRLQAITVSANRGQTNIRQANLENATIKTKGYLLRLTESSIKNSTLTTPHIINIFDTELTDSQVKTEEEHIYAENIKVHGKVELEAHSTLNLILSQKETDRINLDLSSQHGGIYHKPKEEHRGQKENELANPYKTDKADVKDLLIAKANQDIYLPKEEHSSPSRNH
- a CDS encoding DUF6574 domain-containing protein — its product is MTQEWFESTDLEKKSPQTKSENQPNEPETSEIVETEPQASPETPISPKELERHEEETPEIIGEAQTEEEGEGKAEEEHKQENPTKEKSILSKALESPYIPDIDPRKTARFKEEIALFWSWLLDAIQEPTTSKTRDQKHRYSVFALLTLLSSINLFFSIYHIKHLYYGYMISIANSSPNQLPPLDLFAGLSILVASALFYFSIILGGFTVRRVLDQESDFTFQEACDRYSRLFAIPLVLTALASFFALFGGLRFAGILTLLSMTIFALGNLFVISKPSKTSSLDPFYRFLLAVLLDAAILLPFFIAELALTVDYLRILTFF
- a CDS encoding DUF4299 family protein codes for the protein MAKTFFIPNKESILGQQEVLTAKSILALVEGLESHSYDAVYLRQPLNRLEYMECGIVGQSQFLFKVNYADSRKGYQVVIPDFLTRADWEIVEALLQALSSKLGQVVEGLEDFDFEAYFRQTIQHYLADKAVRLVYCQGLLSPIYLNKDYLESFLAEDGLARFEELVKKVQGSDAYLASVKFYPDAQGKVHGIYHLAQGVKTILPKEPFVPAPYTEQLAGKELVWEIDLVKISGDGSKAEDYETIARLDYARFLESLPTEFYHQLDANQLEVQAILGKDFEGLASIE
- a CDS encoding CynX/NimT family MFS transporter — translated: MKKQSLFFVLGIVLIGTVLRSPFTALPTILGDIAQGLGVEVSSLGILTSLPLLMFALFSAFASRLAQKIGLEHLFTYCLLLLTVGSVIRIFNLPLLYLGTLIVGASIAIFNVLLPSMIQANQPQKISFLTTLYVTAMGISTAIASYLSVPITQASSWKGLILVLSFLCLVTLLVWLPNHRHNHHLESQKEKQVKENILKSKDVWAIIIFGGLQSLLFYTSMTWLPTMAVSAGISNSDAALLASIFSLISIPFSMTVPSLTTRLSDGHRRIMLAIISIAGMIGIAMLLYPTNNFLYWLVVHLLIGTACSALFPYLMVCFSLKTSSPEKTAQLSGLAQTGGYILAAFGPTLFGYSFDLFQSWVPAVLALLAVDIIMTISLFMVDRADKIL
- a CDS encoding PadR family transcriptional regulator; protein product: MYFPTSSALIEFLILAVLEQGDSYGYEISQTIKLIANIKESTLYPILKKLEASGFLTTYSREFQGRMRKYYSLTNRGVEQLVTLKEEWTLYTDTVNGIIEGSIRHDKN